The following proteins come from a genomic window of Lujinxingia sediminis:
- a CDS encoding YiaA/YiaB family inner membrane protein encodes MEHPTVQKDTNAWIFQVWASFLLASTITITGIAYLPVDLWMKGFLLMGVLFTLGSSFTLSKTIRDNHEAQRLINRVSDAKAEKILREFEMRDVA; translated from the coding sequence ATGGAACATCCGACGGTTCAAAAAGACACCAACGCGTGGATCTTTCAGGTCTGGGCATCCTTTCTGCTGGCCTCAACGATCACCATCACCGGCATCGCGTATCTCCCGGTCGACCTGTGGATGAAGGGCTTTTTGCTGATGGGGGTGCTCTTTACCCTGGGCTCATCTTTCACGCTCTCCAAGACGATCCGCGACAACCACGAGGCTCAGCGTCTGATCAATCGGGTGAGCGACGCCAAGGCCGAGAAGATCTTGCGGGAGTTTGAGATGCGCGATGTGGCCTGA
- a CDS encoding serine/threonine-protein kinase: MSQRHDETPSRLGPFELGELVGTGGMGQVWQARHVGEGRAVAIKVMRRAQLDAQRFREAFQREVRAVARLNHPGVVRVFDSGEVPAGLERSSGGRLVEGCAYLAMDLAVGTLERTDLSQWGWERRRAILIALLDALAHAHARGVIHRDLKPANVLWVPDAAGDPRLKLSDFGLAFALHDEALLRRGVRERRVAGTPRFMAPEQITGRWRDQGPWTDLYALGCLAYWLLGQPAFGGARTEDVLRDQLQKPHPRLTPVVEVPEGLQGWLDGLLAKNPAGRYQRAADAAHDLRQLRLAAPASQEASASNDAGSTSFYAAEEGASREVITLALPAEGEPTVSRERMRGGGGLGLKGEAKGEEMAARRACDLGPAPPPRTWQKPRNEESDGQLLGVGLGLFGLRSLPLVGRQGEREQLWQALLDVYQTGRPRLALVRGDVGVGASRLVQWLAERAHETGAAEVLQASHSPTGGPSDGVARMMGNVLRCTGLSRDEIALRVGQLFEDQAAPGLMARHLDTASSRDQAELVELLSPGCDPDVRDDAFALRLVRPSERHMTWRRLLERLTARRPALLVLHDVQWGSATLSFVRHLLNEQAHGGLPVLIVATLREGEEARARPVGEQLRDLLRFERAWQLGLAPLARTDHERLIEEMLGLERGLAEQVAERTAGNPLFALQLVGDWVERGVLEVGPRGFELRAGTTSDLPDDIHQVLRQRVDELVGVAAIAAHQLEGPAGRFGGSERARRALELAAALGRDVEERQWRRACELAECVSPPVLPGLLEVRHLIERHPTGWSFMHGALRETLEKMAREAGRWQSHHRVAAAMLEEFGAHPGASAARRGYHLLEAGLPEAALEPLWQGARLAVDTFALHEGVKIAERFECALRTAGIGANDPRWAESYMLRALAHLRPGELDAAAGALEQARIFVETLEASHHPDASLQRAEHTYLLGVFAQLTGDPTRGYELAERASATFDAVGHADGLARALYLQAESMCWLGDDHQALPMYRRAEAIFASLDDVRGVAKSKMGVGNLEMRHGDFDRGQALIEEALTVFQEQGDTYATAMCYSNLGEGLRARGMLAGALEICEQGVEMMRRAGLFEASIELNLCCAALAMGDVDRAARALKALQPRVIDMGSEGLLGVIYACWLPIYASRGQWKRWARSAEKARTHLERQPIHDGDLAWTFELAAAMARRAGRLTEARQALRSAIAQHRALGASEALERAEALLITLSDSRV; encoded by the coding sequence GTGAGTCAACGTCACGATGAGACCCCCTCGCGTCTGGGGCCATTTGAGCTCGGTGAACTCGTAGGAACCGGGGGGATGGGGCAGGTCTGGCAGGCGCGTCATGTGGGGGAGGGACGCGCGGTTGCCATCAAGGTGATGCGTCGCGCGCAACTCGATGCGCAACGCTTTCGGGAGGCGTTTCAGCGCGAAGTGCGCGCGGTGGCGAGGCTGAACCATCCGGGGGTGGTGCGGGTCTTTGATTCCGGGGAGGTGCCCGCCGGCCTGGAGCGAAGCTCCGGGGGCAGGCTTGTTGAGGGCTGTGCCTATCTGGCGATGGATCTGGCGGTGGGAACGCTTGAGCGCACCGACCTGTCGCAATGGGGCTGGGAGCGTCGCCGCGCGATCCTCATCGCGCTGCTCGATGCGCTGGCGCATGCCCATGCGCGCGGGGTGATTCACCGTGATTTAAAGCCCGCCAATGTACTCTGGGTGCCTGATGCAGCCGGGGACCCGCGGCTGAAGCTCTCGGACTTCGGGCTGGCCTTTGCGCTCCACGATGAGGCGCTCCTCAGGCGCGGGGTGCGAGAGCGGCGAGTGGCCGGCACGCCGCGATTTATGGCCCCGGAGCAGATCACCGGACGCTGGCGCGATCAGGGCCCCTGGACGGACCTCTACGCGCTGGGATGTCTGGCCTACTGGTTGTTGGGCCAGCCGGCGTTCGGAGGGGCGCGCACAGAAGATGTGCTGCGCGATCAGCTGCAAAAACCTCATCCCAGATTAACGCCGGTGGTGGAGGTGCCGGAGGGGCTCCAGGGGTGGCTTGATGGGTTGTTGGCCAAGAATCCCGCCGGGCGCTATCAGCGCGCCGCCGATGCGGCCCATGACCTGCGCCAGCTTCGCCTGGCGGCACCCGCGTCTCAGGAGGCAAGCGCGAGTAACGATGCTGGATCGACCTCTTTCTATGCGGCTGAAGAGGGGGCGTCGAGAGAAGTCATCACGTTGGCTCTGCCCGCCGAGGGCGAGCCCACCGTGTCGCGGGAGAGGATGCGTGGGGGAGGGGGGCTCGGGTTAAAGGGGGAGGCTAAGGGCGAGGAGATGGCTGCGCGCCGGGCCTGTGATCTGGGCCCGGCGCCGCCGCCTCGCACCTGGCAAAAACCCCGCAACGAGGAGAGTGACGGGCAGCTTCTGGGGGTGGGGCTGGGGCTCTTTGGGCTGCGTTCGCTCCCGCTGGTGGGGCGCCAGGGGGAACGCGAGCAGCTCTGGCAGGCGCTGCTCGACGTCTATCAGACGGGGCGGCCGCGCCTGGCGCTGGTGCGCGGTGATGTCGGCGTGGGTGCGAGCCGGCTGGTGCAGTGGCTGGCCGAGCGTGCCCATGAAACCGGCGCGGCCGAGGTCCTCCAGGCCAGTCACAGTCCCACCGGTGGCCCGAGCGACGGGGTGGCGCGAATGATGGGCAATGTCCTGCGCTGTACCGGCCTTTCTCGCGATGAGATCGCCCTGAGAGTGGGGCAGCTCTTTGAAGATCAGGCCGCGCCGGGTTTGATGGCGCGACACCTCGACACTGCCAGCTCCCGCGATCAGGCTGAGCTTGTCGAGCTGCTCTCGCCGGGCTGCGATCCTGACGTTCGAGACGACGCTTTTGCGCTGCGCCTGGTGCGCCCGAGCGAGCGGCATATGACCTGGCGTCGGCTGCTGGAGCGCCTGACGGCGCGGCGCCCCGCCCTTCTGGTGCTTCATGATGTGCAATGGGGCAGCGCCACGCTGAGCTTTGTGCGTCACCTGCTCAATGAGCAGGCTCATGGCGGTCTTCCGGTGCTGATCGTGGCCACGTTGCGGGAGGGCGAGGAGGCTCGAGCGCGGCCGGTCGGTGAGCAATTACGCGATCTTCTGCGTTTTGAGCGCGCCTGGCAGCTGGGACTTGCACCGCTGGCTCGCACTGACCACGAGCGCCTGATCGAAGAGATGCTCGGGCTGGAGCGAGGGCTGGCCGAACAGGTGGCCGAGCGCACCGCCGGAAATCCGCTCTTTGCGCTTCAGCTGGTGGGCGACTGGGTGGAGCGTGGTGTGCTGGAAGTGGGGCCGCGCGGCTTTGAGCTGCGCGCAGGCACCACCTCCGATCTTCCTGATGATATCCATCAGGTGCTGCGCCAGCGCGTCGATGAGCTGGTGGGGGTGGCGGCGATCGCGGCCCACCAGCTGGAGGGTCCGGCCGGGCGCTTTGGTGGAAGTGAGCGTGCGCGTCGCGCCCTGGAGCTGGCCGCCGCGCTGGGGCGAGATGTTGAGGAGCGTCAGTGGCGCCGCGCCTGTGAGCTTGCCGAATGTGTATCGCCACCGGTTTTGCCGGGGTTGCTGGAGGTGCGCCACCTGATCGAGCGCCATCCCACCGGCTGGAGTTTTATGCACGGTGCGCTGCGCGAGACCCTTGAGAAGATGGCGCGGGAGGCGGGGCGCTGGCAGTCGCATCATCGCGTGGCCGCGGCGATGCTGGAGGAGTTCGGCGCCCACCCCGGCGCTTCGGCTGCACGGCGGGGGTATCACCTGCTCGAAGCCGGGTTGCCCGAGGCCGCGCTTGAGCCTCTGTGGCAGGGCGCACGGCTCGCCGTCGACACGTTTGCGCTGCATGAGGGGGTGAAGATCGCCGAGCGCTTTGAGTGCGCGCTGCGGACGGCCGGGATCGGTGCCAACGACCCGCGCTGGGCGGAGAGCTACATGTTGCGCGCCCTGGCGCACCTGCGACCTGGTGAGTTGGACGCCGCCGCCGGTGCTCTGGAGCAGGCGCGCATCTTCGTGGAGACGCTGGAAGCCTCACACCACCCCGACGCCTCCCTTCAGCGCGCCGAGCATACCTACCTGCTCGGGGTGTTCGCTCAGCTCACCGGCGATCCGACGCGGGGGTACGAGCTGGCCGAGCGTGCCTCGGCAACCTTTGACGCCGTGGGGCATGCTGACGGTCTGGCGCGCGCGCTCTACCTGCAGGCCGAGTCGATGTGCTGGCTCGGCGACGATCATCAGGCGTTGCCCATGTACAGGCGCGCCGAGGCCATCTTCGCCTCGTTGGATGATGTGCGCGGGGTGGCCAAGTCGAAGATGGGCGTGGGGAACCTGGAGATGCGCCATGGCGATTTTGACCGGGGCCAGGCGTTGATCGAAGAGGCCCTCACCGTGTTTCAAGAGCAGGGCGACACCTACGCCACGGCCATGTGTTATAGCAACCTCGGTGAGGGCCTGCGGGCGCGCGGTATGCTCGCCGGCGCGCTGGAGATCTGCGAGCAGGGCGTCGAGATGATGCGCCGCGCCGGCCTCTTTGAGGCATCGATTGAGCTCAACCTCTGCTGCGCGGCGCTGGCGATGGGCGATGTGGATCGGGCTGCCCGCGCGCTTAAAGCGCTGCAACCCCGGGTGATCGACATGGGAAGCGAAGGCCTGCTCGGGGTGATCTACGCCTGCTGGCTTCCGATCTACGCTTCGCGTGGCCAGTGGAAGCGCTGGGCGCGCAGCGCCGAGAAGGCCCGCACCCACCTGGAGCGCCAGCCCATTCATGATGGCGACCTGGCCTGGACCTTTGAGCTGGCCGCAGCGATGGCGCGCCGCGCTGGCAGGCTCACCGAGGCGCGCCAGGCGCTGCGCAGCGCCATCGCCCAGCATCGCGCTCTGGGTGCCTCCGAGGCGCTTGAGCGCGCCGAGGCGCTCCTGATCACGTTGAGCGATTCGAGAGTCTGA
- a CDS encoding THUMP domain-containing protein encodes MAATHSFFATCPKHLELLLEEELKGLGARKVRQTVSGVFFEGPLKVGYRAVMWSRLANTVLLQLKRFRASSPEALYEGVRTIAWDEHLSVDGTLAVNFTSRNSEITHTKFGALKVKDAVVDQFRDRFGRRPSVDLRQPDVKINCHIERDEATISIDLAGESLHKRSYRADSGTAPLKENVAAAVLIRAGWPELAKQGAPLFDPMCGSGTLLIEGALMAADCAPGLVRERFGFDSWLQHDELVWAKILAEAQERFEAGRPKLGIYVGTDIDGKILRTARANTEKAGLDAIIRYSRRPVTEIAPPMLATRPGLVVTNAPYGERLGADGEAEQTHRELGDSLKGRFGGWQASVLTGSKELGFKLGVRADKVYAIYNGALECVLLNFSLRERR; translated from the coding sequence ATGGCTGCCACCCACTCCTTTTTTGCCACCTGCCCCAAACACCTGGAGCTACTCCTCGAAGAGGAGCTCAAAGGGCTGGGCGCCCGAAAGGTGCGCCAGACCGTCAGCGGTGTGTTTTTTGAGGGGCCGCTTAAGGTGGGTTACCGCGCGGTGATGTGGAGCCGGCTGGCCAACACGGTGCTTTTGCAGCTGAAGCGTTTTCGCGCCTCCAGCCCGGAGGCGCTCTACGAAGGGGTGCGCACCATCGCCTGGGATGAGCATCTCTCGGTCGACGGCACGCTGGCGGTCAACTTCACCTCGCGAAACTCCGAGATCACCCACACGAAGTTCGGGGCGCTCAAGGTCAAAGACGCCGTCGTCGACCAGTTTCGCGACCGTTTCGGGCGTCGTCCCTCGGTGGATCTTCGGCAGCCCGATGTGAAGATCAACTGCCACATCGAGCGCGATGAGGCCACGATCAGCATCGATCTGGCCGGTGAGAGCCTGCATAAGCGCTCCTACCGCGCCGATTCGGGCACCGCGCCGCTCAAAGAGAATGTGGCGGCCGCGGTCTTGATCCGCGCCGGTTGGCCCGAGCTCGCAAAGCAGGGAGCGCCCCTTTTTGACCCGATGTGCGGCTCGGGCACCCTGCTCATCGAAGGAGCGTTGATGGCCGCCGACTGCGCCCCGGGCCTTGTGCGCGAGCGTTTCGGCTTCGATAGCTGGCTTCAGCATGATGAGCTCGTCTGGGCTAAAATCCTGGCCGAAGCCCAGGAGCGCTTTGAGGCCGGCCGCCCCAAACTCGGCATCTACGTGGGCACCGACATCGACGGCAAGATCCTGCGCACCGCCCGCGCCAACACCGAGAAGGCCGGGCTCGACGCCATCATTCGTTACTCGCGTCGTCCGGTCACCGAGATCGCCCCGCCCATGCTCGCCACGCGTCCCGGTCTGGTGGTTACCAACGCCCCCTACGGAGAGCGTCTGGGGGCCGATGGTGAGGCCGAGCAGACCCATCGCGAGCTTGGCGACTCGCTTAAGGGACGCTTCGGCGGCTGGCAGGCCTCGGTGCTTACGGGCTCCAAAGAGCTGGGCTTTAAACTCGGTGTACGCGCCGATAAGGTGTACGCGATCTACAACGGCGCGCTCGAGTGCGTGCTCCTGAATTTTTCGTTGCGAGAGCGACGCTGA
- a CDS encoding outer membrane protein codes for MKMAEQAKTTTRSMAVVLAGCALMMASAGVASAQEPAQKIQGNSVGVMAGYDFDREFPLLGIDGRFTFAVAPQVAISVNPALSYFFTGSSELFGARARTTLLQFDVNALAHLALDAVVTPYLGGGLAVIYVDSRVLDSNDNVITSSDDTFTAANLLVGATFDTGSELVPYLQGRMTFDEESVFSLMVGLNYGF; via the coding sequence ATGAAGATGGCTGAGCAAGCGAAGACGACAACGCGATCGATGGCAGTGGTTCTGGCGGGATGCGCGCTGATGATGGCCAGCGCCGGGGTCGCCTCGGCCCAGGAGCCTGCGCAGAAGATTCAAGGAAACAGTGTCGGGGTGATGGCCGGCTATGACTTCGATCGGGAGTTTCCGCTGCTGGGGATCGACGGCAGATTTACCTTTGCGGTGGCACCCCAGGTGGCGATCTCGGTGAACCCGGCGTTGAGCTACTTCTTTACGGGAAGCTCCGAGCTCTTCGGGGCGCGCGCCAGGACGACGCTTTTGCAGTTTGACGTTAACGCCCTGGCGCATCTGGCGCTCGACGCGGTGGTCACGCCCTATCTGGGCGGTGGTCTGGCGGTGATTTACGTCGATTCGCGGGTGCTCGACAGCAACGATAACGTCATTACCTCCAGCGATGATACATTCACCGCGGCGAACCTCCTGGTGGGAGCCACCTTTGATACCGGCAGTGAGCTTGTGCCTTACCTTCAGGGGCGGATGACCTTTGACGAGGAGTCCGTCTTCAGCCTGATGGTCGGTTTGAACTACGGGTTTTAA
- a CDS encoding sigma-54-dependent transcriptional regulator has product MLSSDARAFFREVAAAAFANPFSEERARRDRRLAATLQTPRTPAQEATSSLASGSPNPELNAALSAVRAELDRLWPLDLNALQGEDRHLVEVALLFDTFHVFVPEFDDLVARQREAGSRPLKANFGLEVVRRLVERGMSAERAARFVGIFYQMRRAFFMARERLKGGSPSMQRLRARLWQAIFTDDLARYEARLWDRMEDFSIFLIGPTGSGKGAAASVLGASSWIPFDDQAGRFALSFTDLFVPLNLSQFPETLIESELFGHKKGAFTGAIDAHEGVFGRCPRHGVIFLDEIGETSLPTQIKLLRVLQERVFVPVGGHEEQRFEGRVIAATNRDIGRARREGRFRDDFFYRLCSDVIEVPSLAARLIEEPAELDMLVAHSVARILGQPDEALSGEVVASLRAHVPEGYAWPGNVRELEQAVRRVLLGAPYGGDLRLDSPDVAELSRPAARLGARIDAGDLTMRELQQAYCRLLYERSGTYEEVARQAEIDRRTARRYIEDEL; this is encoded by the coding sequence ATGCTGAGTTCTGATGCCCGCGCCTTCTTCCGGGAGGTGGCCGCCGCGGCCTTTGCTAACCCCTTTTCCGAAGAGCGCGCGCGCCGCGATCGGCGCCTTGCTGCGACCCTTCAAACGCCGCGCACCCCCGCTCAGGAGGCGACCTCATCCCTTGCGTCCGGCTCCCCGAACCCGGAGCTCAACGCCGCACTGAGCGCGGTGCGCGCGGAGCTCGACCGCCTCTGGCCCCTGGATCTCAACGCGCTCCAGGGCGAAGACCGCCACCTGGTGGAGGTGGCGCTGCTCTTTGATACCTTTCACGTCTTCGTGCCCGAGTTCGACGATCTGGTCGCCCGCCAGCGGGAGGCGGGCAGCCGCCCGCTCAAAGCCAACTTCGGCCTTGAGGTGGTGCGCCGCCTGGTGGAGCGGGGCATGAGTGCGGAGCGCGCCGCGCGTTTTGTGGGCATCTTTTATCAGATGCGCCGCGCCTTCTTTATGGCGCGCGAGCGCCTCAAGGGGGGCTCCCCCTCGATGCAACGTCTGCGTGCCCGATTGTGGCAGGCGATCTTTACCGACGATCTGGCCCGCTATGAGGCGCGGCTCTGGGATCGGATGGAGGATTTTTCGATCTTTCTCATCGGTCCCACCGGCAGTGGTAAGGGGGCGGCGGCCTCGGTGCTGGGTGCGTCGAGCTGGATTCCCTTTGATGATCAGGCCGGGCGCTTTGCGCTGAGTTTTACCGACCTCTTTGTGCCCTTAAACCTCTCGCAGTTTCCCGAAACGCTGATCGAGTCGGAGCTTTTTGGCCACAAAAAAGGCGCGTTTACCGGCGCCATCGACGCCCACGAGGGGGTGTTCGGGCGTTGTCCGCGTCACGGCGTGATCTTTCTTGATGAGATTGGGGAGACGAGTCTTCCCACCCAGATCAAACTTCTGCGTGTGTTGCAGGAGCGGGTCTTTGTGCCGGTGGGGGGCCATGAGGAGCAGCGCTTTGAGGGGCGCGTGATCGCCGCGACCAACCGCGACATCGGCCGCGCGCGCCGTGAGGGGCGTTTTCGCGACGACTTCTTCTACCGGCTCTGCTCCGATGTGATCGAGGTACCCTCGTTGGCCGCGCGTCTTATCGAGGAGCCCGCTGAACTCGATATGCTTGTGGCGCATAGCGTCGCGCGCATCCTCGGCCAGCCCGATGAGGCGCTGTCCGGCGAGGTGGTCGCTTCTCTACGCGCGCATGTGCCCGAGGGCTACGCCTGGCCGGGCAACGTGCGGGAGCTGGAGCAGGCGGTGCGTCGGGTGCTTCTGGGGGCGCCCTACGGCGGGGATCTTCGCCTGGATTCGCCCGACGTGGCCGAGCTCAGCAGGCCCGCAGCCAGGCTGGGCGCGCGCATCGACGCCGGCGATCTCACCATGCGGGAGTTGCAGCAGGCCTACTGCCGGCTGCTCTACGAGCGCAGTGGCACCTACGAAGAGGTCGCTCGTCAGGCGGAGATCGACCGTCGCACTGCGCGCCGCTACATCGAAGACGAGCTCTAG